The Microbacterium forte sequence CTGGCGCCCGAGGCTGCGCATCGCCGCCCAGGCGGGCACGCCTCTGGCCCGCCTGGAGAGCTCCGGAGTGACATCCCAGGGATCGAGGCTCGTGAAGACGAGATAGTCACCGCCGGTGCGGAACGCGGCGATCGAGTCTGCAGGATCGCGGACGATCGCCATTCCGCAGTCGTACGGAGCATTGAGGGTCTTGTGCGCATCCGTCGCCCAGGAATCAGCCAGACCCATCCCCTCGGTCAGGGGGCGAAGCGAGGGCGACGCCGCGGCCCACAGCCCGAACGCGCCGTCGACATGCACCCACGCACCGTGGTCGTGCGCGATCGGGATGAGCGCGGCGAAGTCGTCGAACGCACCGGTGTGCACCTCGCCCGCCTGAAGGCAGACGATGAGCGGCCCCGTGGCCTGACTGAGGGCGTGCTCGAGGGCCTCGGGTCTCATGCGCCCCTGGTCATCCGATTCGATCACGACCAGCTCGTCGGTTCCTATCCCGAGGAATCGAGCCGCCCGATCGATCGAGCCATGGCGATCGGCGCCGACGACGAATCTCACGGCGGGTGCGAGCCGAAGCCCCCTCTCCGAGAGATTCCAGCCGCTTCGTGCGAGAACGGCGTTGCGCGCTGTCGCCAAGCACGTGAAGTTCGCCATCTGGCCGCCCGTGACGAAACCGACGCTCGCGCTCTCAGGCAGTCCGAACAGGTCGAGCATCCACTGTCCGGCGATGCGCTCCATCGCGACCGTCGTCGGGGTGAGGGTCGCCGACCCCGAGTTCTGGTCCCAGGTCGACACCAGCCAGTCTGCGGCGAGAGCGGCGGGGTGGGTGCCTCCGATCACGAACCCGAAGAAGCGGCCTCCCGGAATCGCGACGAGGCCCGGATCACCCCGTCGTGCCATCTCCTCGATCACGCTCGCGGCATCCGTGCCCTCCTCGGGCAACGGACCCCCGAACGCCGACATCATCTCGTCGAGGCTCGCCCGCGGCCACACGGGTCTCTCGTCGAGCGACCCGAGAAAGTCGATTGCTGCGCGGTGTGCGGCTTCGAGGCCGCGGGTTCTGTCATCGACGGCTCTTTCGTCCATGAGTCAGGACTACACCTGCGCTTCCCGTGATGCCAGAGGGTGCTGACCGCCCTCCCTGCGAAACGGGTGGGACGTCCGCCACAGCTCACGGGCGTGGTTCGATAGAATGGACGACGCCCTGGGCAGTGCCCACGGCGGATACGACGAGCGGAGAATAATGTCCGGGCATTCCAAGTGGGCCACCACGAAGCACAAGAAGGCCATCATCGACTCCAGGCGCGCGAAGTCCTGGGCCAAGCTCATCAAGAACATCGAGGTCGCCGCCAAGCTGGGCGGAGCTGACCTGCAGGGCAACCCGACCCTTTTCGACGCCGTGCAGAAGGCGAAGAAGACCTCGGTCCCGAAGGACAACATCGACCGCGCGGTGAAGCGCGGAGCGGGCATCGGTGGCGAGGCTGTCGAATACACCTCGATCATGTACGAGGGCTACGGCCCCAACGGCGTCGCCATGATGATCGAGTGTCTGACCGACAACAAGAACCGCGCGGCGGCCGAGGTGCGCACCGCGCTCAGCCGCAACGGCGGAACCCTCGCGGACCCCGGCAGCGTCGCCTACAACTTCAGCCGCAAGGGCGTCATCGTGGTCGGATCCGAGGGGACCACCGAAGATGACGTGATGATGGCCGCTCTCGAGGCCGGCGCCGAAGAGATCGAGCCGCACGCCGAAGGCTTCGAGATCATCACCGAGGCCACCGATCTCGTCACCGTGCGCAGCGCCCTTCAGGAGGCGGGAATCGACTACGAGTCCGCCGACGTCGAGTTCGTTCCGAACCTCAAGGTCGAGATCGACGCAGACACCGCCCGCAAGATCTTCCGCCTCATCGATGCGCTCGAAGACAGCGAGGACGTGCAGAACGTCTTCACGAACTTCGACCTCACGCCCGAGGTGCAGGCCGAGCTCGAGAACGACGACGCGTAGGCGCGGCGTCGCCCCGGGATCCGGGGCGACGCATAGCCTGGGGGAGTGACCTCCTCCTCGCTTCGCGTGCTCGGCATCGACCCCGGTCTCACCCGGTGCGGTGTCGGTGTGGTCGACGTGGATCGGGCTCGTCGGGGCACACTCGTGCACGTCGGGGTCATCCGCTCCGAGCCCGATCTGCCGATCGGTGAGAGGCTCGCGCTGGTCGCTGCCGGCATCCGCGAGGTGATCGAGACCCATCGGCCCGACGCCGTCGCCGTCGAGCGGGTCTTCGCACAGCAGAACACCCACACAGTGATGGGCACGGCGCAGGCGAGCGGCGTGGCGCTGCTGCTCGCGGCCGAGGCCGGTCTTCCCGCAGCGACGCACACTCCGAGCGAGGTGAAGGCGGCGGTGACCGGCTATGGTTCGGCCGACAAGCGCCAGGTGCAGGCGATGATCGCGCGCATCCTCCGCCTGGATGCTCCTCCGCAACCGCCGGATGCCGCCGACGCGCTGGCGATCGCCCTCTGCCACGCATGGCGACGCGGCGCTGCCGGCGCACCAGGGCAGGAGTCGCTGACACCGGCGCAGAAGGCGTGGGCTGATGCGGAGCGTGTCGCTCGAACATATCTACGATCCGGTGCGTAGGCTGGTCGGATGATCTCCTCGCTGCACGGCGCTGTTCTCCACTCGACCGCCGATCAGGTCATCATCGACGTCGGTGGCGTCGGATTCTCGGTCGCCGTTCCCGCCGATGTCGCGCACACCGCGACGGTCGGCGAGAAGCTGCTGCTGCACACGAGCCTGATCGTCCGCGAGGACTCCCTGTCTCTGTTCGGATTCGCCGATCGCAGCGAGCTGGAGATCTTCGGACTGCTCATCAGCGTCACGGGCGTCGGACCGAAGTCGGCGCTCGGGGTGCTCTCGCACCTCACCGTCGACCAGATCGCCGAGGCCGTGACCGGCGAGGACGACGCGCCGTTCCGGCGTGTCTCCGGTATCGGACCGAAGACGGCCAAACTCATCGTCCTCCAGCTCGCAGGCAAGGTGCACCCCGTCGGCGCCGGGTCGAAGCCGGTGAAGACCGGCCCAGTCGACGTCGTCGATCAGGTCACCGCCGCGCTGGTCGGCCTCGGGTGGTCCGAGAAGGTCGCCGCCGAGGCCGCCGCGCAGACGGCCGCCGAGGCATCCGAGGCAGAGCGAGCGTCAGTCGCGCCGCTCCTGCGCCGCACTCTGGCTCTCCTGGGGCCGGCGCGTGTCTGACGTCCGCGACGCCGCCGAGCCGGCGGACGACACCGAGCTCGCCATCGAGGGTGCTCTGCGCCCCACGAGCCTGGGCGAGTTCGTCGGTCAGCAGAAGGTCCGTGGGCAGCTCCAGCTCCTGCTCGATGCGGCGCGGATCCAGAACCGTCCGCCGGATCACATCCTGCTCGCGGGTCCTCCTGGACTCGGCAAGACCACGCTGGCGATGATCGTCGCGCATGAGAGCGAGCGCCCGCTGCGACTCTCGAGCGGACCCGCGATCCAGCATGCCGGCGACCTCGCCGCCCTGCTCTCGAGTCTCGTGCCCGGCGAAGTGCTGTTCATCGACGAGATCCATCGAATGGCTCGCTCTGCGGAGGAGATGCTGTACCTCGCGATGGAGGACTTCCGCATCGACATCATGGTCGGCAAAGGCGCGGGAGCGACCAGCATCCCGCTCGACCTCGCCCCGTTCACGCTCGTCGGCGCCACCACTCGCTCGGGCCTGCTCCCGAACCCGCTGCGCGACCGCTTCGGATTCACCGGCCACCTCGAGTTCTACGACGAACCGGAACTCGAGCGCGTCATCGATCGCTCCGCTCTCATGCTGCGCGTCGATCTGCCGCGGGATTCGCTCTCTGAGATCGCCCGCCGGTCGCGGGGTACACCGCGAATCGCGAACCGCCTGCTCCGACGGGTGCGCGACTATGCGCTCGTCCACGGCGGCGGGGAGGCCTCGTTGCACGGGGTCCGGGCCGCGCTCGAGCTCTACGACGTCGACCCGATCGGCCTCGACCGTCTCGACCGCGCCGTGCTCGAGGCTCTCGTGCGTCGCTTCCGCGGCGGGCCGGTCGGCCTCAGCACGCTCGCGGTGGCTGTCGGCGAGGAGGCGGAGACCGTCGAGAGCGTGGTCGAGCCGTACCTCGTGCGCATCGGATTCCTCGGCCGGACACCGCGTGGTCGAGTGGCCATGCCGGAGGCCTACGCCCACCTGGGGATCGCGCACCCCGATGGGGCGCTTCGACTTGATGACCTATAATCACTGAAGACTTCCCCCGATAGAACTGCGCGCCCGTCTGTGGTGCGCGCACCTGAGAAAGGCCCTTCGCCACCATGCCCATGGAAATCCTCCTCTTCGGCCTTCTCGCCGTGCTCGTCGTGTTCATGTTCGTCAACGGACGCAAGCGCCAGAAGCAGATGAAGGCGGAGCAGGAGGAGAAGGCCACCAAGACGGTTCCCGGTGTCAAGGTGCTCCTGCAGGGTGGTCTCTACGGCACGATCGTGGCGTACGACCACGATGACCTCGACTCGCCCGCGC is a genomic window containing:
- a CDS encoding pyridoxal phosphate-dependent decarboxylase family protein, with the translated sequence MDERAVDDRTRGLEAAHRAAIDFLGSLDERPVWPRASLDEMMSAFGGPLPEEGTDAASVIEEMARRGDPGLVAIPGGRFFGFVIGGTHPAALAADWLVSTWDQNSGSATLTPTTVAMERIAGQWMLDLFGLPESASVGFVTGGQMANFTCLATARNAVLARSGWNLSERGLRLAPAVRFVVGADRHGSIDRAARFLGIGTDELVVIESDDQGRMRPEALEHALSQATGPLIVCLQAGEVHTGAFDDFAALIPIAHDHGAWVHVDGAFGLWAAASPSLRPLTEGMGLADSWATDAHKTLNAPYDCGMAIVRDPADSIAAFRTGGDYLVFTSLDPWDVTPELSRRARGVPAWAAMRSLGRQGIARLIDALHENAMAMASGLASVDGIRILNDVDYTQVMFRLDSDEATRALGEAVLAEGTAALTGAAWRGRAALRCSMSSWATTRDDIDRTVGAIRTLVSG
- the ruvC gene encoding crossover junction endodeoxyribonuclease RuvC encodes the protein MTSSSLRVLGIDPGLTRCGVGVVDVDRARRGTLVHVGVIRSEPDLPIGERLALVAAGIREVIETHRPDAVAVERVFAQQNTHTVMGTAQASGVALLLAAEAGLPAATHTPSEVKAAVTGYGSADKRQVQAMIARILRLDAPPQPPDAADALAIALCHAWRRGAAGAPGQESLTPAQKAWADAERVARTYLRSGA
- a CDS encoding YebC/PmpR family DNA-binding transcriptional regulator — translated: MSGHSKWATTKHKKAIIDSRRAKSWAKLIKNIEVAAKLGGADLQGNPTLFDAVQKAKKTSVPKDNIDRAVKRGAGIGGEAVEYTSIMYEGYGPNGVAMMIECLTDNKNRAAAEVRTALSRNGGTLADPGSVAYNFSRKGVIVVGSEGTTEDDVMMAALEAGAEEIEPHAEGFEIITEATDLVTVRSALQEAGIDYESADVEFVPNLKVEIDADTARKIFRLIDALEDSEDVQNVFTNFDLTPEVQAELENDDA
- the ruvB gene encoding Holliday junction branch migration DNA helicase RuvB, whose amino-acid sequence is MSDVRDAAEPADDTELAIEGALRPTSLGEFVGQQKVRGQLQLLLDAARIQNRPPDHILLAGPPGLGKTTLAMIVAHESERPLRLSSGPAIQHAGDLAALLSSLVPGEVLFIDEIHRMARSAEEMLYLAMEDFRIDIMVGKGAGATSIPLDLAPFTLVGATTRSGLLPNPLRDRFGFTGHLEFYDEPELERVIDRSALMLRVDLPRDSLSEIARRSRGTPRIANRLLRRVRDYALVHGGGEASLHGVRAALELYDVDPIGLDRLDRAVLEALVRRFRGGPVGLSTLAVAVGEEAETVESVVEPYLVRIGFLGRTPRGRVAMPEAYAHLGIAHPDGALRLDDL
- the ruvA gene encoding Holliday junction branch migration protein RuvA, producing the protein MISSLHGAVLHSTADQVIIDVGGVGFSVAVPADVAHTATVGEKLLLHTSLIVREDSLSLFGFADRSELEIFGLLISVTGVGPKSALGVLSHLTVDQIAEAVTGEDDAPFRRVSGIGPKTAKLIVLQLAGKVHPVGAGSKPVKTGPVDVVDQVTAALVGLGWSEKVAAEAAAQTAAEASEAERASVAPLLRRTLALLGPARV